The Rhinoraja longicauda isolate Sanriku21f unplaced genomic scaffold, sRhiLon1.1 Scf000322, whole genome shotgun sequence genome segment accaaggtactcgtttaactgttctgcaatttccttgttttccattataaattcacctgtctgattataagggacctacatttgtcttcactaatcttttcctttttacatatctaaagcttttagagtcagcttttatattccctgcaagctttctttcgtgctctttttcccctctcttaattaacccctttgtcctctgagttctaaatttctcccagtcctctggtttgctgcttcctctggccaatttatacgcctcttccttggatttaacacaatccttgatttcccttgttagccacagttgagctgccttcactgttttatttttttgccagacagggatgaacaatttttggagttcatccttgcgttctttaaatctttgccattgcatctccactgtcaaccctgtaAGTataaatttgccagtctatcctagccaattccgtcataccttcaaagtctcctttctttaatttCAggtccctagtctctgaattaactgtgtcactttgCATGTACTTTGCTGTGTACTTCCTTTCTACAGAATCATACTTCAAGTCCATTTTTAATCAAACGTCCGTGTCAACCTTGCACTTGTCTTTTTTAAAGTAACTCGCCAACTGCTGAACATTTTGCAAATCTACCCAAAGAGCTAGACcttgccagtttagtttagagacacaacatggaaatagacccttaggcccaccgagtccataccgaccgtcaatcacctgttcacacactagtgctacacacaccctacacagtaGGGTCAATGACCAGAGGCCATACAacatacaaacttgcacatcgttttgatatgtgaggaaaccagaacatctgaaagaaatccacacgggtcacggggagaatgtgcaaactccactcagacgagGCCTGAGATCAAgatcaaaaccaggtctctggcactgcttgGCAGCAGttgtaccagctgcgccaccgtaccatccAGTTATTAGTGAAGAAAATATAACGTAGTTTCATCATGTCCAAATtatttcccatttaaaaaaaaatctcactggACATTGAATCATTTTACCTAAAGTAGCAAATCCCAAAAGATGCAGATGTAAGTAACATTACTTAACATAGACCTCACCTTAtatttatttcctttgtcttttgaGGCTGATCTTGCCTCATAAATATGGAAAGGAGTGATGACCTAAATTGCTTATGATCCGATGTTTCAAAATGCAAAGACATTCATATGACGTGCAGCAAAAATTCTATCAAGGTGCACATGCATTTTTAATTAACATTTTTCAAGTAAGTTGGTTACTTCGCCCAGTAAGTTCCATTTGACGTATATCCAAAGACTTCCAATCTATCTTATTTCATAGATTCCCTTCTGTCGTTACTTTTCACAATTCTTAGCTTGGATATAAAAAGTTCCTCCAACTGACTTTGTGCTGCATTGGAATATGGTGTTAAATATGTAATGCTAATGACGTATTAACTGAAACTACAGAGCCGAGAAGGAAGCTGTAAATGTATCAAAAGTTCACCTTCAAGCTCTCCGATGGTCTGGAATACGCTTTACCATGCATGGTTACAGTTGTGCAATCCAGGAGACTCCAGTTTCAAATCTCAATCTGTTCTTGGTCAGGATTGTACATTGGGATTTCAGAATTGGCTTTCGTGTCCTTGACTTAGCAAAAAGAAATACAATCATCCAAGATCTCAGCTGCCAAGTGTTATCTGGTGACTGTCCACTAAGATGTGGATATCTGCCAAAGATATGAATGAATTTGGATATGATGGTTCCTATGATTTAAGCAGCCCTCACAGTATTcgtcttcacaggaataaactgGCATTTTCACTGATTATTTAATTCCACAAATGTTCAAAAGCAACCTTTATAACCtatgtgatttatttttttaattcattggtTTCGTCTCTTGTAGCTTTGTTGTACATTGTTAAGGTGTGGTAAGCAATTGAGTGGTGCCAGACGGGTGACGTGAAATATAATGGTGAAATACTGGTGATGCTAAGATGTACATACATGGAACATTCCAGATTTGGTTTCTTGTCTTTGCCAAAATATTTATTCCAGATCAGAATTCGGCATGCCTCAACATTAAAAGGCAAGAATCAATCCTTCTGCTGTCCCGTGATTTCTCCAGCTGGATATAAATGAACTTGGACATAATTTAAAGTCTGAGCAACTATCATTAGGGTTGTAGGGTCAAAGTCCGACAAAGTTAATACTTTCATAGCAGAAGCAGTGAGGGGAATAATAGGCATGGGGGAACATATGCCAGAAAATTTCATGTGTGTAagcgtgtgacaatagacaataggtgcaggagtaggccattcggcccttcgagccagcaccgccattctatgtgatcatggctgatcattcacaatcagtaccccgttcctgccttctccccataccccctgactctgctatctttaagagctctatctagctctctcttgaaagcatccagagaattactccactgccttctgaggcagagaattccactgattcacatctctctgactgaaaaggtttttcctcatctctgttctaaatggcctaccccttattcttaaactgtggaacctggttctggactccccagcattggaaacatgtttcctgcctctaatgtgtccaatcccttaataatcttatatgtttcaataagatcccctctcatccttctaaattccagcttatacaagcctagtcgctccagtctttcaacatgcgtgTCGTCATGAGAAAAATCCTCCATGATATCTATTCTGTTCTATACATTGTAGAACATAATCCATAGGAAAAGTTATAATTCATTATGATATAAATAAATCAACATAGTTCAGATAACAAAATTCCATTAATTTACAGGAGGTGGTTGTTTTGGCTATAACATTTGCACTGGTGTCGGCCACTCAACTATAGGTTTTTGGAGGTATTGGAAGCTTGGGGTATGATATGAAATAGCTGTTATTGAAATGTGTGCTATTTATAGGTCCGCCTAATTTTATTTTTCGCCTCACTTCACTAAAAAGTAAAGTCTAACAGGATATGCCGTGGACTGCAAATATGATAATATTGTTCAAAAGTTTAAATTGTCCAATCTATTTCAATCTTGCGACATTGTTCGTTCTCCTTCCTCTCAGATCCAGCATATTATCTGCTTCTTCACTGAATCCCATTGAGTTTCCTGTTTGACCTCATTAACTCTTTGCAACTTTGTTTGGTACCATTTTATGAAAGAAGTTAGTCTGAAATTTTTGTTAGTAGCCTCAGTAATGCTGGTGCAGAAACCTGCCTATTTGGGGTTTCCACTAAAGTTGTGATATTCAGCTTTGAAAACCAACAAGGAAATTTGTGGGATTACTGCTTGAATTACACTATTTATGTGGGTTTTTCAACTCTTGAGCCCCTGCTGACTGGCTCATTATAACATCAGATAAACGAAGGTACTTTTGTGTGATCTTAAAATACCTATCAAAAGCACAGAGGGTATACATGGTATGGAGTTATCTAGTATTTATCGTAATGCGCTCTGTTGAATTTTGTCCTGTTAAATCATATTCTTGGTGATGTAGAGTAAAAAaactactgtgtaggaaggaactgcagatgctggtttaaatcaaagatagatacaaaatgctagaataactcagcgggacaggcagcatctctggagagaaggaatgggtaacgtttcgggttgagacccttcttcagactgaaagtcatgggaaagggcccatgactttcagtctgaagaagggtctcgaccagaaacatcggccattccttctctccaggcatgctgcctgtcccgctgagttactccagcattttgtgtgaaaaaaaactattCCTTGTAGATACTCCTCAGATACCAGCCATTTTGTTTTAGATTCAAACATAAAGGCTCTTTATCGCCAGCTATTTTATGAAATTCAACTGCAAATGTTTGTTTTCCTCTTGGATAGAAATACAAATTGTCCTGCTTTTTATGAGGCCTGTGCGAATAATTATGTAAATAAACTTTGTTCTCTTTTGTAGGTATTACAAGACCTCGGTTTTAATCATGTGTTTCTTAATGCCAACTTTTATCCCCTGGTACTTCTGGGGGGAGAGTCTCTGGAATTCCTACTTCCTGGCTTCCATCCTTCGGTACACCGTTTCACTGAATGTCACATGGCTGGTGAACAGCGCTGCTCAcatgtatggaaacagaccctatgaCAAGCACATCAATCCAAGAGAAAACGGATTTGTTACTTTTGGAGCACTCGGTGAGTaggaaaccaatccaagtcagtTGTGTTCAGTTTAACAACAGGATAGAACATCTACCGCATTGATCCaggtatctggaatttttttgtaaCGTTATTTAACTATGACCTCCCCCTGCCTCTTATGCCTCCTAAAGTAATTAACTCTGATTCTGAGCTCCACTCTGCTGGCAGGGCCCCAACTACAGCAGCAGAGGTTGTAAAAGTCAAACACTTGAAGTGGTGATGAATCAATATCAAGTGATCTGACCTGATTTGTAACTCAAATTTGGACATATTAGAATAGATTTATTTTCATCACCTGTTCCCTCAAGCCAACAAGCTCTTCTGACACCTGCACGCTGACTTGCATAGAACATCTTCATCAACAATGTTTATTTCCATGCTGGCTGATGTTAAGCATACCTGTGCAGCATACGAGGTCTCCACGTTCAACCGGTATCTCAGCAGAGAAAGACCAGAGCTACAATACAATTTGAAACTTTCGCATAAGCAGATTGTTTCAAGAGACACCCACACTTTAATTCcttcaatatccattgacattatgtggcaatgaattccacagattcaccaccctctgactaaagaaattcctcctcatctccttcctcaagaaacatccttttattctgaggctttggtcctcgactctctcgatagtggaaacatcctctccacatccactctatccaagcctttccccattgggtaagtttcaatgaggttccccctcaaccctctaaactccagcgagtacaggcccagcgccgtcagtcacgctcatcatatgttaaccctctctttcctgggatcattctcgtaatccACCTCTGGACCATCATCTTCTTCAGATATGaagcccaaaattgctctcagtactccaaatgcatcaTTACATTcctatttttgtattctagtcctcttgaaataaatgctagcattgcatttgccgtccttactactgatttgacttgcaaattaactttttgggaatcctgcaccaacactcccaagtcagTTTgcgcctctgatttctgaattctctcgccTTTTCGAAAATAGTAAACATCCAAGCCATGGTTTCTAAGAACCTATCAATTCTTAGATTCAACTATACCTGATATCTTTCTCTTTAGTGAATACTTATCTACACCATTTCTTTTTGATCTTTCTACACAAACTGACAATGTTCGCTGCAATGTTATGACATTCTCCTTTTCTAGTAAAGTGTTTCATTTTCTCAGTTTGACTTTTTAAATTACCTCCTTCAATCCCCATAGCTTTACTGTAATTTGCATATTTATATTCATTATGATGGTGCTAATGTGACCTCATCTTGGATTTTAATGGGTTTCTAATCTCCTTACCTAACTAGCAGCCTGAAATTGCTGGTATTGAACTTTGTAATAAAATACATTTGATTTTCAAAACAATATTTTAATGTAGTTAGAGCATTAATTTGACTTTCAGCCTTAACCACTCAATCCCACCCCAATCCCACAAAATTTGGTGCCTTGGTGTACCACACTTGCTTCTTATGAGTTGCCTTGTTGTGCCCATATCAGTTGAAACATAAACAAACACCAGGTAGTGATATCTGTTAAACTGTTATTCTCTGCAACCACAGCTTCTGCCCGGCTGAGAAGTCCAAAGGCACAGTTGCACCGGACGTTTGAGCATCTATTTGCTATTCTTATGGCTGTGTCTGAATTTCAGCAGAGTGTGTATGCAACCCAGGCACAGTAGAAAACTCTGTAGCACCCAGCGCCTGAATCAGTGATATCTTGACACAGAGGTTCTTTATAGTTCAGAGTGCCATTTCTGATAGCCCCATTTCAAAATAGAAACTAAGCAAAAATTATGTGCTTGTTTTGTGGTTTTCCCCATTCGAGGCCAAGAATAAGGAAGTTGGATAGCTGCAAACCTAGCCACCCCATCTTTACTTAAGTTCAAACCCAAATAGATTGTCACCTCTTAGAATGATAAAATAACATCAAACAAGTCATTTATGCTGTCATGCTCATGTACAAGATTAGTTGCTCTCTCTCCTCTCAAAGTCCCCTCATCTGCCGGCTGTGTTCAGCATGCTTGACCAGGCCATCCTCCTCCTATGCCTCAGCACCATTGTCCTGCTGATTAGTGACCACATTTGTCTTCCATTCTTGTCTATCCAGTCAAAGCCAGAAAATTGTCTCGAAAAGCTTCCCCTCTTACTGCCAGGCTGATAGATTTAGATCTGTCCTTGGTTCCTTCCAGCTTCCATTCATCCTTAACAGGAGATTGCTCTGTCAAGTTCTGTGAGTAGGCTGGCAGTACCTAATTTTCTTTCACTACAGCCTCTTTTGATCCCTCATTGCCATACATTGGGCATCTTGCACTGGATAAGAAGACATTTCCTCTAAATGTTGAAAAGACCAAATACTTGTCTTTAGTTAAGTTTCCAAGCTGCTGACCATTCCAATGCTCTGGCCATTCAAACATCTTGCCCTCTGTAGCAGGTCATCTAAAACTATGCTGCCCTATCGTGCACCAAGTCACACTCATCCACTTGCTCATGCTGACTGCCGCACATTTGCTCCTGGTCAATAATCATTCACAAACTTATTTTGAAAACCTTTTAGCCTCCCTACCAATATTGTATCATCCAGATCTTTGACCttcagagataagtgcttttcAAATTTTCATCTTGTGAACATTTCGGACGTTAATTATTTTACTATTGGTAGAAATGTCTCTTATTTTGCTCACACCCCACACTCTGGAGTTCCCATCCTAAGTTGCTTACTCTGTTCTTTTAAGGCATTCCTTAAACCTACCTCTTCACTGAGGTTTTGCCCATGTGTCCTTATGTGACTCTGTAACAAACTCTTCTATGGAGTGTCTTGGGAGTTTTTCTGCGTTAAAGGTGTTCTATTGTTGTTCTGTACTCATTACAGTATACTTTGTCAGAAGCTTTTACTGCAGATGTATTTGGGTGATGTGAGATGTTTTTGATGATACTTGCAGTGCCGCAATAACAAAGTGGCGACATTTTGCATTTTGTTTCAAATTGTAAATCACAATGTATTCAGAATTGATTTTGTATGTAATCTATGAATAACTGAACTAGGCACCATTGCCTGATTAATAATTACCCATGTTACGGATTTAATATAAAAGGATTAAAATATGCAGAAACTGTTCAATTGTACTGATAAATATGAAAAGGAATTATGGACTATGAGGAAAAAGATGGGCCAGAGGAATGATAAAACCAGATTAAAATGTGATGGCAAATTAGGCACAGAAGCAGCCCATGTTACAGCCCTGGAAACATTTTCAGATAATATTTTAGATTAATAATAAACTTACTGTATTTGCTACATACAGGAGAAGGATTCCACAACTTCCACCACACGTTTCCATTCGACTACTCAACGAGTGAATTTGGGTTGCGGCTGAACCCAACAACGTGCTTTATCGATTTCATGAGTTGGCTTGGTTTGGCAAGTGATCGAAAACAAGCCTCAAAGCAAATGATTGAAGCACGCAAATTGAGGACTGGTGAGGAAAGTGCTTGAAAAGAAACAAGTCTCAAAATTCCAAGCAGTTTTCGTATGCTTAAATTTGTTGTTATTTTGACTTGGAAATGTAGTCATTGCATTTCAAGCTTGTGAAAAATGATAGTGCATTTTGCTTTATGGCCTGTTCAATTTTTTCTCAATTTAACTCCTTCCTGTCCCTGAGTATGTCAACTATATTCTACCAACTGCATTAAGCCCTGCTTAGTCTGCCATCAGTGGTCTTGTGTATTAAGTGGCAGAACTATCCTATACATTGTCTAATCAATAAACTGTATGTCAATCAAGTTTGCATCAGTAAACTATCAGTATAATGGATTCATGAAACAGGCTTGTGAAATGTTTCCTACTCTAGCAAGCTAAAGCAATGCTCTTGCAATAAAATCAACTTTAATGTTTTGGGCTTGAAGTGATTTAAGCTTACaagattttgttttaatgttcATGCTGGTGATGTTGATATTTTGTATTTTAGTTTATTTGAAACTGTAAACTTTGTAATAGGAAGTAGTTATTGAGAAGAAAAAGAGTGGTCTTGGTATTATGATGTCCCAGTGTAAGTGATTGTAAACAATTTTTGTCTAATTTGAAACGAGTTTTATTTAATTCTGGTATGGTGATGAATTGGAAAACTGTCCTTTTTAGATATCTGTGTGATGAGGAGATTTTAGAGGTACAAATAGGAATCTTTTTCTAAAGTTCATCAGATGTGGTACTTATTGTGTTTTGGGAAGATTATATTAATAGCTTTTAATCTTTTTTGAAACCAAACCATGCAACAATTATATGGTTTGCATTTTAATTTGAGGATATTAACTTTGTGCTTGAGGTTTTAGGGTTTCCATACGGAGTTGGATCTCTTGCATGTAGAGACATATGAATTGGGCAGGAAAATACTTTGCTCAGTGGTAAGGAATTAACACAGAAGTGACAAACTACAGGATATATGAGAAACATTCCAAAAGAATTGAGTTCATGTTTCTAGAACTCTTCTGACTTAAAATTAAACCTTTTGGCTCCATTATCATTTGTTGCTTATATATTAAATTTTAGAaaattgaaaatcaaaataatTACAAGCCCAAGACAAGGCCTGTCTGGGTGTGCCTGATGTTGCTTTCTGAAAACCCCCAGAAAAAATTAAGAGACACTCGCATACAAAAATGACATTTAATCGGTGCAAATAAGAACTAACTTCTGAAACTACTATTTAAAAACTATTGAAAGGGAACTGCAGTGATTTTGTTACCAGTGAGCTAGCTGcttttcaggtgtgtgtgtgtgtgtgcatgcacgtgTGTACATGCGTGAGAGAGACATGGAGATTGAGAAAAGGAAGAGATACAGGGAGGAAGAGATGTGTGTAGTTATGTGGAGTAAGACAAGTCACACTTTATAACAACCTGGCAAATATCCATTTGTCCCTTTTCTGGTGACCATAAAGCATTGTATTATTTAATTGAATATAAAAATTAGAATGACAAAATCTCTGATGGATGCAATGCAATCAATGAGATTGGGTTCATCCAATAGATGTTCTTGTGTAATCCATTTGTCCACTAGATTGTGAACTACTCCAGGATAATCAGCTGTTCCTTGTTCATAGTTACATTGCCTCTTTAGTAGGTTGTGATGTATCCACTATTTCTATTTTATTCATAAAACAGCATATTACACCAAATATTTTTTCTTGCATCTGAATAAACCAAAGTCTGACCTTGCCATCATGTATCAATTTGAGTTTAGTAAATTAAGAACCAATACTAATGTAATAAATTTTAAGAGCTTATAATTAGTATGTCAAGTAAAATTAGTATGTCAAGTAAAATTACTTTAAAATTACCTTTGAAGGCAATACAGTGTGAAGCCAGATtaaccaggtgtgtgtgtgtgtgtgtgtgtatgtgtgtgtgtcagcaCTAGTAAACACCAAAATAAAgttgcgtagaaaggaactgcagatgctggtttatactggatAGACACCAATTGCCGGAGtaactggatcaggcagcatctctgtagaaaaaggatgggtgaggttttgggtcaggacccttcttcagactaaaagtagagaggagggaactggaggtaagaaaaggccaaaaCAAAGCTGGGCCAGCAACAGATAAACAAGGGTGGAGCCCAACCCCCTGCATTtcgtctcttcccccccccccccccccctcctagttgtcctactagttccactgttcgcatccttgtattcctttgttatcacctcttccccagccagcaATGGGCTATTATAGGCTCCACACTTCCTTCGTCATCTGTTGcgagccc includes the following:
- the LOC144590784 gene encoding stearoyl-CoA desaturase 5-like; this encodes MSPQNDIYEWSRDHRVHHKYSESNADPHNATRGFFFSHIGWLFIRKHPDVTEKGKKLDVSDLLADPVVLFQRKYYKTSVLIMCFLMPTFIPWYFWGESLWNSYFLASILRYTVSLNVTWLVNSAAHMYGNRPYDKHINPRENGFVTFGALGEGFHNFHHTFPFDYSTSEFGLRLNPTTCFIDFMSWLGLASDRKQASKQMIEARKLRTGEESA